The segment ATTATTTCTTTACTGAGGGATAATGTGCCCAAGGAAATTCGTATTCCTGTATATATTGTGGTAATTTCTACTTTCGTTACTATTATTCAGATGATTCTTGCCGGCTATTTCCCGGGTATAAATAAAGCTCTGGGTATTTATATCCCTTTGATAGTGGTAAATTGTATAATTCTGGGCAGGGCAGAAGGTTTTGCCTCCAAAAATCCCGTGCAGGCTTCTATGCTGGACGCTGTAGAAAAGGGACTGGGCTTTACTGTCGGACTTATAATTATAGGATCCATACGTGAGCTTATAGGTAACGGCAGTATATTCGGGTTCACAATTCTTTCGGA is part of the Candidatus Margulisiibacteriota bacterium genome and harbors:
- a CDS encoding electron transport complex subunit E yields the protein MNIFRENPIFVLLLGLCPTMAVTTSATNAIGMGLSTLFVLFGSNVIISLLRDNVPKEIRIPVYIVVISTFVTIIQMILAGYFPGINKALGIYIPLIVVNCIILGRAEGFASKNPVQASMLDAVEKGLGFTVGLIIIGSIRELIGNGSIFGFTILSDYYPMLIMILPPGAFLVMGSILALINFYKDKKNGIS